One Streptomyces sp. NBC_00554 DNA segment encodes these proteins:
- a CDS encoding D-alanine--D-alanine ligase family protein, whose protein sequence is MSTENLPQSPEQAPRKPRVAVVFGGRSSEHGISVVTAGAVLRAIDRTKYDVLPIGITQDGRWALTADEPERMAIVDRRQPSVDLLADSTDGGVILSVDPANREVVYSEPGSVPKALGEVDVVFPVLHGPYGEDGTLQGLLELSGVPYVGAGVLASAVGQDKEYMKRVFTSFGLPVGPYLVIRPREWTGDEQGARKRIAGFAGEHGWPLFIKPARAGSSIGITKVDSFEGLDEAIAEAQRHDPKIIVEALLRGREIECGVLEFEDGPRASVPAEIPPVQSHAYYDFEAKYIDSTPGLVPAPLTPEQTAEVQRLAVEAFEAASCEGLVRADFFLTEDGEFVINEINTMPGFTPISMYPKMWEASGVSYPELVDRLVQAALNRSTGLR, encoded by the coding sequence ATGAGCACCGAGAACCTCCCCCAGAGCCCTGAGCAGGCGCCTCGTAAGCCGCGCGTGGCCGTCGTCTTCGGCGGCCGCAGCTCCGAACACGGGATCTCCGTGGTCACGGCCGGCGCGGTCCTGCGTGCCATCGACCGGACGAAGTACGACGTCCTGCCGATCGGCATCACCCAGGACGGCCGTTGGGCGCTCACCGCCGACGAGCCGGAGCGCATGGCCATCGTCGACCGGCGGCAGCCGAGTGTCGACCTCCTCGCCGACTCGACCGATGGCGGCGTGATCCTCTCCGTCGACCCGGCCAACCGCGAAGTCGTCTACAGCGAGCCCGGATCGGTCCCCAAGGCGCTCGGCGAGGTCGACGTCGTCTTCCCCGTGCTGCACGGCCCGTACGGCGAGGACGGCACCCTGCAGGGCCTGCTCGAACTCTCCGGAGTCCCGTACGTCGGTGCGGGCGTGCTCGCCTCGGCCGTCGGCCAGGACAAGGAGTACATGAAGCGGGTGTTCACCTCCTTCGGGCTGCCCGTCGGCCCGTATCTGGTGATCCGCCCGCGCGAGTGGACCGGCGACGAGCAAGGTGCCCGCAAGCGGATCGCCGGCTTCGCCGGGGAGCACGGCTGGCCGCTCTTCATCAAGCCCGCGCGCGCGGGGTCTTCGATCGGCATCACCAAGGTCGACTCCTTCGAAGGCCTCGACGAGGCGATCGCCGAGGCGCAGCGCCACGACCCGAAGATCATCGTGGAGGCGCTGCTGCGCGGCCGCGAGATCGAGTGCGGCGTCCTGGAGTTCGAGGACGGACCGCGCGCCAGCGTGCCCGCCGAGATCCCGCCCGTGCAGTCGCACGCCTACTACGACTTCGAGGCGAAGTACATCGACTCGACGCCCGGCCTCGTACCGGCCCCGCTGACACCCGAGCAGACCGCGGAGGTCCAGCGGCTCGCGGTCGAGGCGTTCGAGGCAGCCTCCTGCGAGGGCCTGGTGCGCGCGGACTTCTTCCTCACCGAGGACGGGGAGTTCGTGATCAACGAGATCAACACCATGCCGGGCTTCACGCCCATCTCGATGTACCCGAAGATGTGGGAGGCCAGCGGCGTGAGCTACCCGGAGCTGGTGGACCGCCTGGTGCAGGCCGCGCTGAACCGTTCCACCGGGCTGCGCTGA
- a CDS encoding HU family DNA-binding protein — MNKAQLVEAIADKVGGRQQAADAVDAVLDAIVRAVVGGDRVSVTGFGSFEKVDRPARYARNPQTGERVRVKKTSVPRFRAGQGFKDLVSGSKKLPKNDVAVKKAPKGSLSGGASATVKKAAAKKATAKRATAKKTTATAKKTVAKKTTATAKKTVAKKATAKKTTATAKKVAAKKTTAKKATAKKAPAKKATAKKAPAKKSTARKTTAKKATARS; from the coding sequence GTGAACAAGGCGCAGCTCGTAGAAGCGATTGCCGACAAGGTCGGCGGGCGTCAGCAGGCCGCCGACGCGGTCGACGCCGTACTGGACGCCATCGTCCGCGCGGTTGTCGGCGGGGACCGGGTCTCGGTCACCGGCTTCGGTTCCTTCGAGAAGGTTGACCGTCCGGCCCGTTACGCCCGCAACCCGCAGACCGGGGAGCGCGTTCGGGTCAAGAAGACCTCCGTGCCGCGCTTCCGCGCGGGCCAGGGCTTCAAGGACCTGGTGAGCGGCTCGAAGAAGCTCCCGAAGAACGACGTCGCGGTCAAGAAGGCCCCGAAGGGCAGCCTCTCCGGCGGCGCTTCGGCGACGGTGAAGAAGGCCGCGGCCAAGAAGGCCACCGCCAAGAGGGCGACGGCCAAGAAGACCACCGCCACCGCCAAGAAGACGGTCGCCAAGAAGACCACGGCCACCGCCAAGAAGACGGTCGCCAAGAAGGCGACCGCCAAGAAGACCACGGCCACCGCCAAGAAGGTCGCGGCCAAGAAGACCACCGCCAAGAAGGCGACGGCCAAGAAGGCCCCGGCGAAGAAGGCGACGGCCAAGAAGGCCCCCGCCAAGAAGTCGACGGCGCGCAAGACCACCGCCAAGAAGGCCACCGCCCGCTCGTAG
- a CDS encoding lysophospholipid acyltransferase family protein yields the protein MPRRRIGFWYRFAAVLCKPPLVVLIKRDWRGIENIPSEGGFITAVNHNSHVDPFMYGHYQYNTGRVPRFLAKSSLFKKGFVGAAMRGTGQIPVYRETTDALSAFRAAIDAVERGECVAFYPEGTITRDPGQWPMTGKTGAARVALQTKCPVIPVAQWGANELLPPYAKKLNVLPRKTHHVLAGAPVDLSRFYDKEMSPDVLKEATEVIMAAITAQLEEIRGEKAPATPYDPRQERVEQRRRTAADEKAARQVAAQEMDAQENAQAQRTAQALQKAQQEEGQGT from the coding sequence GTGCCCCGCCGCAGAATCGGCTTCTGGTACCGCTTCGCAGCGGTCCTCTGCAAACCGCCGCTGGTGGTTCTGATCAAGCGGGACTGGCGCGGGATCGAGAACATTCCGTCCGAGGGCGGATTTATCACCGCGGTGAACCACAATTCGCATGTGGATCCGTTCATGTACGGGCACTATCAGTACAACACCGGGCGCGTTCCGCGATTCCTCGCGAAGAGCAGCCTTTTCAAGAAGGGGTTCGTGGGCGCCGCGATGCGCGGCACCGGACAGATCCCGGTGTACCGCGAGACCACGGACGCGCTGAGTGCTTTCCGGGCCGCGATCGACGCGGTCGAGCGCGGTGAGTGCGTCGCGTTCTATCCCGAGGGCACCATCACCCGTGATCCCGGCCAGTGGCCGATGACCGGTAAGACGGGCGCCGCCCGCGTCGCCCTGCAGACCAAGTGCCCGGTGATTCCGGTCGCCCAGTGGGGCGCCAACGAACTCCTGCCGCCGTACGCCAAGAAGCTCAACGTCCTTCCGCGCAAGACCCACCACGTCCTCGCGGGCGCCCCGGTGGACCTCTCGCGCTTCTACGACAAGGAGATGTCCCCGGACGTCCTCAAGGAGGCGACCGAGGTCATCATGGCGGCCATCACCGCGCAGCTGGAGGAGATCCGCGGCGAGAAGGCCCCCGCGACGCCCTACGACCCGCGCCAGGAGCGGGTCGAGCAGCGCAGGCGGACCGCGGCCGACGAGAAGGCCGCCCGGCAGGTCGCCGCCCAGGAAATGGACGCTCAGGAGAACGCGCAGGCGCAGCGCACCGCGCAGGCTCTGCAAAAAGCACAGCAGGAAGAGGGGCAGGGCACGTGA
- the leuD gene encoding 3-isopropylmalate dehydratase small subunit: protein MEAFTTHTGRAVPLRRSNVDTDQIIPAHWLKKVTRDGFEDGLFEAWRKDSSFILNQPERVGATVLIAGPDFGTGSSREHAVWALQNYGFKAVISSRFADIFRGNSLKNGLLTVVLEQKIVNALQELTENDPEAEVTVDLEAREVRAEGITASFELDENARWRLLNGLDDISITLQNEGDISAYEAKRPSHKPKTLQV, encoded by the coding sequence ATGGAAGCATTCACCACGCACACCGGCCGGGCCGTCCCGCTGCGCCGCAGCAACGTCGACACGGACCAGATCATCCCTGCTCACTGGCTCAAGAAGGTGACCAGGGACGGTTTTGAGGACGGGCTCTTCGAGGCCTGGCGCAAGGACTCGTCCTTCATCCTCAACCAGCCCGAGCGGGTGGGCGCCACGGTCCTCATCGCCGGTCCCGACTTCGGTACGGGTTCCTCGCGCGAGCACGCCGTCTGGGCGCTGCAGAACTACGGCTTCAAGGCCGTCATCTCCTCCCGTTTCGCCGACATCTTTCGCGGCAACTCGCTCAAGAACGGCCTGCTCACAGTGGTTCTGGAGCAGAAGATCGTGAACGCGCTGCAGGAGCTGACGGAGAACGACCCCGAGGCCGAGGTCACGGTCGACCTGGAGGCCCGCGAGGTGCGCGCCGAGGGCATCACCGCCTCCTTCGAGCTGGACGAGAACGCCCGCTGGCGGCTGCTGAACGGCCTGGACGACATCTCCATCACCCTCCAGAACGAGGGCGACATCTCGGCGTACGAGGCCAAGCGGCCCTCGCACAAGCCGAAGACGCTCCAGGTCTGA
- a CDS encoding NAD(P)H-dependent glycerol-3-phosphate dehydrogenase, whose protein sequence is MSKPVKAAVFGTGSWGTAFGMVLADAGCDVTLWARRAELAEAVNSTRTNPDYLPGVELPENLRATTDAAEAAHEADFTILAIPSQTLRGNLAKWVPVLAPDTVLVSLMKGVELGSTMRMSEVIEDIAKVGPDRIAVVTGPNLAREIAARMPAAAVVACRSEAVARRLQSACHTPYFRPYTETDVVGCELGGAVKNVIGLAVGIADGMGLGDNAKGSLITRGLAETSRLGLAMGADPMTFAGLAGLGDLVATCSSPLSRNHTFGINLGKGMTLQETIAVTKQTAEGVKSCESVLDLARRHGVDMPITETVVGIVHEGKPPVVALKEMMSRSAKPERR, encoded by the coding sequence GTGAGCAAGCCGGTCAAGGCGGCTGTCTTCGGGACCGGATCGTGGGGTACGGCCTTCGGCATGGTGCTCGCCGACGCGGGTTGCGACGTCACCCTGTGGGCGCGCCGCGCGGAACTCGCCGAAGCGGTCAACTCCACGCGTACGAACCCGGACTACCTGCCGGGCGTCGAGCTCCCGGAGAACCTGCGGGCCACCACCGACGCCGCCGAGGCCGCGCACGAGGCCGACTTCACGATCCTCGCCATTCCCTCGCAGACACTGCGCGGGAACCTCGCGAAGTGGGTGCCGGTGCTCGCGCCCGACACCGTCCTCGTCTCCCTCATGAAGGGCGTCGAACTCGGCTCCACCATGCGGATGAGCGAGGTGATCGAGGACATCGCCAAGGTCGGACCGGACCGCATCGCCGTGGTCACCGGACCCAACCTCGCGCGGGAGATCGCCGCGCGCATGCCGGCCGCCGCCGTGGTCGCCTGCCGGTCCGAGGCCGTCGCCCGGCGACTCCAGTCCGCCTGCCACACGCCGTACTTCCGCCCGTACACCGAAACCGACGTGGTGGGCTGCGAACTCGGCGGCGCCGTCAAGAACGTGATCGGTCTCGCCGTCGGCATCGCGGACGGCATGGGGCTCGGCGACAACGCCAAGGGCTCGCTCATCACACGCGGGCTCGCGGAGACCTCGCGCCTCGGCCTCGCGATGGGCGCCGACCCGATGACGTTCGCCGGACTCGCGGGCCTGGGCGACCTGGTGGCCACCTGCTCCTCGCCGCTGTCGCGCAACCACACCTTCGGCATCAACCTCGGCAAGGGCATGACCCTCCAGGAGACCATCGCGGTCACCAAGCAGACCGCCGAGGGCGTCAAGTCCTGTGAGTCCGTGCTGGATCTGGCCCGCAGGCACGGTGTCGACATGCCGATCACGGAAACGGTCGTCGGCATCGTCCATGAAGGCAAGCCGCCCGTCGTCGCCCTCAAGGAGATGATGTCGCGCAGCGCCAAGCCCGAGCGACGCTGA
- the cofC gene encoding 2-phospho-L-lactate guanylyltransferase, with protein MQWTLVIPLKPLARAKSRLADTAGDGLRPGLALAFAQDTVAAALACAAVRDVAVVTDDALAGRELAALGARIVTHEPPGGLNVALAHGSSAVRARTPESAVAALNADLPALRPPELARVLEAAAEFPRAFLPDAAAIGTTLLAAIPGRELLPAFGTDSRARHRSSGAMELRLAGVDSVRQDVDTGDDLRAALALGVGPRTAALAAHLLIPEQPNG; from the coding sequence GTGCAATGGACCTTGGTGATACCGCTCAAACCTCTGGCGCGTGCCAAGAGCAGGCTGGCGGACACCGCCGGCGACGGGCTGCGCCCCGGACTCGCCCTCGCCTTCGCGCAGGACACCGTGGCGGCCGCGCTGGCCTGCGCAGCGGTCCGTGATGTGGCGGTAGTCACGGACGACGCCCTGGCCGGGCGGGAGCTGGCCGCGCTGGGCGCCCGCATCGTCACGCACGAACCGCCGGGCGGTCTGAACGTCGCCCTGGCGCACGGCAGCTCCGCCGTACGCGCCCGAACTCCCGAAAGCGCCGTGGCGGCCCTGAACGCCGATCTGCCCGCGCTGCGCCCGCCGGAATTGGCCCGGGTACTCGAAGCGGCCGCCGAATTTCCCCGCGCATTTCTCCCCGATGCGGCCGCAATCGGTACCACTCTGCTGGCCGCGATCCCGGGCCGGGAATTGCTCCCCGCTTTCGGCACCGATTCCCGCGCCCGCCATCGCTCCTCGGGCGCCATGGAACTCCGCCTCGCCGGAGTGGATTCCGTACGCCAGGACGTGGACACGGGCGATGACCTGAGAGCGGCACTGGCACTCGGCGTGGGCCCCCGCACGGCAGCACTGGCCGCACATCTGCTGATCCCGGAGCAACCGAACGGCTGA
- a CDS encoding DUF3515 domain-containing protein has protein sequence MNFFRHRHTAAFGLPVLALLIAATGCSSADDEPSAAVPGPDAKVTKLCQNLDKALPEKVDDLDRNDPEPRSALTAGWGSPAIILRCGVDRPAKMNDPNAYGADVDGVGWLVEEQDDGSYVFTTSLRKAYVEVRLPKERADEGAGPLTDFAGPVKKAIPEGIAD, from the coding sequence GTGAACTTCTTCCGTCACCGGCACACCGCTGCCTTCGGGCTGCCCGTTCTCGCTCTGCTGATCGCCGCCACAGGCTGCTCCTCGGCAGACGACGAACCCTCGGCCGCGGTTCCCGGTCCGGACGCGAAGGTCACGAAGCTGTGCCAGAACCTGGACAAGGCGCTGCCGGAGAAAGTGGACGACCTCGACCGGAACGATCCCGAGCCCCGGTCCGCGCTGACCGCGGGCTGGGGAAGCCCGGCGATCATACTGCGCTGCGGTGTCGACAGACCCGCCAAGATGAACGACCCGAACGCCTATGGGGCCGACGTGGACGGGGTCGGCTGGCTGGTCGAGGAACAGGACGACGGCTCGTACGTCTTCACCACGAGCCTGCGCAAGGCATACGTCGAGGTGAGGCTGCCCAAGGAGCGGGCCGACGAGGGCGCGGGGCCGCTCACCGACTTCGCCGGGCCCGTCAAGAAGGCGATCCCCGAAGGAATCGCCGACTGA
- a CDS encoding Lrp/AsnC family transcriptional regulator → MVQAYILIQTEVGKASTVAETISKIPGVIQAEDVTGPYDVIVRAQADTVDDLGRMVVAKVQQVDGITRTLTCPVVHL, encoded by the coding sequence GTGGTACAGGCGTACATCCTGATCCAGACGGAGGTCGGCAAAGCGTCGACCGTCGCCGAGACGATCAGCAAGATCCCGGGGGTGATCCAGGCCGAGGACGTGACAGGACCGTACGACGTGATCGTGCGTGCCCAGGCCGACACGGTCGACGACCTCGGTCGCATGGTGGTCGCCAAAGTCCAGCAAGTGGACGGCATCACCCGCACCCTGACCTGCCCGGTCGTGCACCTGTAG